ATACAAAATGAATCTAAGGAAGTTTTGCCGATACGTACGTGTGTTGAAACAATTTGAAGAGATGACCTCGAATATAAGAGGCTGGAGCAGGGTAACGTTCTACCAAATCTAAATATTCTAGCGCTGGCTCCCAACTAGGTGGATAACGAGCCTCGAATATATATGGATTATAAAGGTTGCCTTCTGCTGACATTACACCATGAACACCAGTTTCCTCTATACATTTTTCAACATCTTGCAGACACTGTATATTGCCATTTGCAAATACTGGAATGGTGACGGCCTGTCTGAACATTTGGAATCGTAACAAGTTGGAAATTAATAGACAGGCAGGTGGCATGGATATCCACTAAAAGGGTAAAAGCTTTGTTAAACTGTATACCTGATGGCCTTGATGTGATCCCAAGATGCAACACCCGTCAACGGGCCCTTCTGTTCACGGGTTCGACCGTGTACAGTAAGTAATTTCGCTCCCGCACTCTCGAGCATTCGAGCGTACTCCACAGTTTTATTAATCTCCGCGAATACACGAAGCTTGCAGGTTACTGGTACACGAAGGCCTTTGCTTAAGGTACTAACTGCAATATATACTCGATAATAATTTGAAACATGGGTATCTGAGACGCGCGAAAAGATATTACTAACCGATTTGTCCAAGTAAGTCCCAGTCATCTTGCAGGTAAGCACCGTAACGACCACGTTTCGCGATCGCTTGAGGACAACCAATATTTATATCCACCGCATCACAATACGGCTCTGCCAAAAGTGCCGCCTCCAATAACGTACTAGGATCATTACCGCAAAACTATAATCAACAATTAAGTAAATTCGTTGAAATGAATAGAAAAGGAATTTCAACCTAACTACTAACTTTACTAAAAATATCGATTTTAAATGTTCAAAACTCAGTGTTAAATTGAAGTTAATACTTCAGACTAAGCTATAATTAAATTGCATCGATTCAGCTTCACAGATATAGATGTAACGATAGACCAAAGTAGAATATGTATACCTAACAAAGTGCATACAGGATTCTAAGGTCTTGTGCATTTGTACATGCTAGCTATAGCCTAATGGAAAGGAGGCTGATCAATCAGAAATAATGTTTTATTAAATAACCGCCGACCTATGCCTGTGTCAATGTCACATGAGACATTAGAATCCAGAAGATCTGTACCTGGACGATTAATGGCCGATCTTCAGCGGTACTGGTAAGAGCTTCGCGTCGATATTTCGGATCTCTGCAGAAAACTGAAGAGTGAAGCATCGGCGTGTAACAAAGTTGTGCACCATGACGACGACTCAACAGCCTCCAGGCTAATTCGCTC
This genomic interval from Xylocopa sonorina isolate GNS202 chromosome 18, iyXylSono1_principal, whole genome shotgun sequence contains the following:
- the Dus1 gene encoding dihydrouridine synthase 1 isoform X3 — protein: MSSVPAKSSEQLIGPTVEKGNVWESVFGSPRYIVAPMVDASELAWRLLSRRHGAQLCYTPMLHSSVFCRDPKYRREALTSTAEDRPLIVQFCGNDPSTLLEAALLAEPYCDAVDINIGCPQAIAKRGRYGAYLQDDWDLLGQIVSTLSKGLRVPVTCKLRVFAEINKTVEYARMLESAGAKLLTVHGRTREQKGPLTGVASWDHIKAIRQAVTIPVFANGNIQCLQDVEKCIEETGVHGVMSAEGNLYNPYIFEARYPPSWEPALEYLDLVERYPAPASYIRGHLFKLFQHTLCLAENKEEREILATNSTMESFKRVVYALRDRYLPYHEGRLTWKEELSDYNLKLPPWLCQPYIRHPPEIHVQRVEMEKIETQNDTLKRKFRDEEGNEISRKRFKKLKQVARRPNRSTVLVKRGSDLCCDCPNPVVCKTLFINVASIRVRLERINFVNYIFL
- the Dus1 gene encoding dihydrouridine synthase 1 isoform X1; this encodes MSSVPAKSSEQLIGPTVEKGNVWESVFGSPRYIVAPMVDASELAWRLLSRRHGAQLCYTPMLHSSVFCRDPKYRREALTSTAEDRPLIVQFCGNDPSTLLEAALLAEPYCDAVDINIGCPQAIAKRGRYGAYLQDDWDLLGQIVSTLSKGLRVPVTCKLRVFAEINKTVEYARMLESAGAKLLTVHGRTREQKGPLTGVASWDHIKAIRQAVTIPVFANGNIQCLQDVEKCIEETGVHGVMSAEGNLYNPYIFEARYPPSWEPALEYLDLVERYPAPASYIRGHLFKLFQHTLCLAENKEEREILATNSTMESFKRVVYALRDRYLPYHEGRLTWKEELSDYNLKLPPWLCQPYIRHPPEIHVQRVEMEKIETQNDTLKRKFRDEEGNEISRKRFKKLKQVARRPNRSTVLVKRGSDLCCDCPNPVSLKCVHKLCRQCCRNKCFTENLDCIGHRNLTKTRRQMAMEFAAKRKSVQDPI
- the Dus1 gene encoding dihydrouridine synthase 1 isoform X2, which codes for MSSVPAKSSEQLIGPTVEKGNVWESVFGSPRYIVAPMVDASELAWRLLSRRHGAQLCYTPMLHSSVFCRDPKYRREALTSTAEDRPLIVQFCGNDPSTLLEAALLAEPYCDAVDINIGCPQAIAKRGRYGAYLQDDWDLLGQIVSTLSKGLRVPVTCKLRVFAEINKTVEYARMLESAGAKLLTVHGRTREQKGPLTGVASWDHIKAIRQAVTIPVFANGNIQCLQDVEKCIEETGVHGVMSAEGNLYNPYIFEARYPPSWEPALEYLDLVERYPAPASYIRGHLFKLFQHTLCLAENKEEREILATNSTMESFKRVVYALRDRYLPYHEGRLTWKEELSDYNLKLPPWLCQPYIRHPPEIHVQRVEMEKIETNDTLKRKFRDEEGNEISRKRFKKLKQVARRPNRSTVLVKRGSDLCCDCPNPVSLKCVHKLCRQCCRNKCFTENLDCIGHRNLTKTRRQMAMEFAAKRKSVQDPI